A region of Trueperaceae bacterium DNA encodes the following proteins:
- a CDS encoding serine/threonine-protein kinase, with protein sequence MRSGSEAPASVPAGYTTVHKLGSGQTSHVYLAKHRVFGDVALKLPRAELRHEPVLRRMFENEVSITVKLAHPMIVAAYDGYPTGEGAFLALEYCAGGTLDLLLLEKGKLPLEQAYRLVLDVAQGLAHTHERSVLHRDVKPANVFLTGEGRAKLGDFGTGIFMGEESDERVGTAFYMAPEVFEGKAAGVRSDIYSLGVLAYEVVAGTRPFIADSYEALMVAHHTGVPKDLMSYRPDLDPRIKRIVAKAMSRDPEKRYASAREFVQAWAGVVGLEVETRETAQQPVTGRASRQRRDPGVGEGERQEDRGREREERAPRRGGFLGWLRRNRG encoded by the coding sequence TTGCGATCAGGTTCTGAGGCTCCGGCGTCCGTGCCGGCCGGCTACACCACCGTGCACAAGCTCGGCTCTGGCCAGACCTCCCACGTCTACCTGGCCAAGCACCGCGTGTTCGGCGACGTGGCCCTCAAGCTGCCGCGCGCCGAGCTCCGCCACGAGCCCGTGCTGAGGCGGATGTTCGAGAACGAGGTCTCGATCACCGTCAAGCTGGCGCACCCGATGATCGTCGCGGCCTACGACGGCTACCCGACGGGCGAGGGCGCCTTCCTCGCGCTCGAGTACTGCGCGGGCGGCACGCTCGACCTGTTGCTGCTCGAGAAGGGCAAGCTGCCGCTGGAGCAGGCCTACAGGCTCGTGCTCGACGTCGCGCAGGGCCTGGCCCACACGCACGAGCGCTCCGTGCTGCACCGCGACGTCAAGCCGGCGAACGTGTTCCTCACGGGCGAGGGCCGCGCGAAGCTCGGCGACTTCGGCACCGGCATCTTCATGGGCGAGGAGAGCGACGAGCGCGTCGGCACCGCCTTCTACATGGCGCCCGAGGTCTTCGAGGGCAAGGCGGCCGGCGTGCGCTCCGACATCTACTCCCTCGGCGTGCTGGCGTACGAGGTCGTGGCCGGCACGCGGCCGTTCATCGCCGACAGCTACGAGGCGCTCATGGTCGCGCACCACACGGGCGTGCCCAAGGACCTCATGTCCTACCGCCCCGACCTCGACCCGCGCATCAAGCGCATCGTCGCCAAGGCCATGTCCCGCGACCCCGAGAAGCGCTACGCCTCCGCCCGCGAGTTCGTGCAGGCGTGGGCGGGCGTCGTGGGCCTCGAGGTCGAGACCCGCGAGACGGCCCAGCAGCCCGTGACGGGGCGCGCCAGCAGGCAGCGGCGCGACCCCGGCGTCGGCGAGGGCGAGCGGCAGGAGGATCGTGGGCGCGAGCGCGAGGAGCGCGCGCCGCGCCGCGGCGGTTTCCTCGGCTGGCTGCGCCGGAACCGCGGCTGA